In Thermococcus camini, a genomic segment contains:
- a CDS encoding ABC transporter permease, producing MARGLGQYIIIRALMIIPTILILYTLVFFFLRILPGNPVMAVVGTKNIPPEQLEHLMHMAGLDKPLYVQYFDYLKGVLHGDFGVTLAFPMGKPVWDYIAQRFPATLELALWAFTVSVLLGLLTGVIGATKKGTKTDSAMRVYSIVAYTLFIPWFGMMLQYLFGIHLHWLPTSGRLDPGINLHAVTGLYVLDSIITGNWDALVSSVRHLILPALTLGIVLSGAYTRLVRNNMVDVLSQDFIRAYHARGVADRKVMWYALKNAFIPVVTLMGLQFAILLGGAVLTETTFSWPGMGTFLVDRIDYRDYNAIQGAVIFFAFFVGIISLIVDIVYALLDPRVKY from the coding sequence GTGGCCAGGGGACTTGGGCAATACATAATAATCAGGGCGCTGATGATAATCCCCACGATCCTCATTCTCTACACCCTCGTGTTCTTCTTCCTGAGGATCCTTCCCGGAAACCCCGTTATGGCAGTCGTGGGAACGAAGAACATTCCCCCGGAGCAGCTGGAGCACCTGATGCACATGGCCGGGCTGGACAAACCCCTCTACGTCCAGTACTTCGACTACCTCAAGGGCGTCCTCCACGGTGATTTCGGCGTTACTCTGGCGTTCCCGATGGGGAAGCCCGTGTGGGACTACATAGCCCAGCGCTTTCCAGCGACGCTTGAGCTGGCCCTCTGGGCCTTCACCGTCAGCGTTCTCCTCGGCCTCCTCACAGGAGTGATAGGAGCAACGAAGAAGGGGACGAAGACCGATAGTGCCATGAGGGTCTACAGCATCGTCGCTTACACGCTCTTCATACCCTGGTTCGGCATGATGCTCCAGTACCTCTTCGGAATCCACCTGCACTGGCTGCCCACTTCGGGCCGGCTCGACCCCGGAATAAACCTCCACGCGGTAACAGGCCTCTACGTCCTGGACAGCATAATAACCGGGAACTGGGACGCGCTGGTGAGCTCGGTGAGGCACCTGATTCTGCCCGCTCTGACACTCGGAATCGTTCTCAGCGGTGCCTACACGAGACTGGTGAGGAACAACATGGTTGACGTCCTCAGCCAGGACTTCATAAGGGCCTACCATGCGAGGGGAGTGGCGGATAGAAAGGTCATGTGGTACGCGCTGAAGAACGCCTTCATACCCGTCGTTACCCTCATGGGGCTCCAGTTCGCCATACTCCTCGGCGGTGCGGTTCTTACCGAGACGACCTTCAGCTGGCCGGGAATGGGAACGTTCCTCGTGGACAGGATAGACTACCGCGACTACAACGCCATACAGGGCGCGGTGATATTCTTCGCCTTCTTCGTAGGGATCATCAGCCTCATAGTGGACATAGTCTACGCACTCCTCGACCCGAGGGTGAAGTACTGA
- a CDS encoding ABC transporter permease: MEIAGKITEFVFGKKPGRGMLIFGIIIVLIVVMMALFAPWIAPYDPTQSSDDVFAPPSWNHLMGTNRLGQDMFSRIVWGSRVVLYVVFIATLLSMAIGIPLGLLSGYHGGKIDRTLSVIMDSIYAFPALILAMVIAVVLGPSPINTAIAISFVYVPTYFRMVRGQTLSFTGQLFVEAAHAIGARDREVMFKYILPNLAPTILVVFTLSVADAILTEAGLSFLGLSVTPPTPDWGYDLRVGQPFLLDGYWWLVFFPGIMIMLLAMAFALIGEALSERLSLGTR; the protein is encoded by the coding sequence ATGGAGATAGCAGGAAAAATTACCGAGTTCGTCTTTGGAAAGAAGCCCGGCAGGGGCATGCTCATCTTCGGCATAATCATCGTCCTCATCGTGGTCATGATGGCCCTCTTCGCCCCCTGGATAGCACCCTACGACCCAACGCAGAGCAGCGACGACGTTTTCGCCCCGCCAAGCTGGAACCACCTCATGGGCACCAACAGGCTCGGCCAGGACATGTTCTCCAGGATAGTCTGGGGCTCAAGGGTCGTCCTCTACGTCGTATTCATAGCGACGCTGCTCTCGATGGCGATAGGAATTCCCCTCGGACTGCTATCCGGCTACCACGGTGGAAAAATCGACAGAACGCTGAGCGTGATAATGGACAGCATCTATGCCTTCCCCGCTCTGATCCTTGCGATGGTCATCGCGGTGGTTCTGGGCCCGAGTCCGATAAACACGGCCATAGCGATAAGCTTCGTCTACGTGCCGACCTACTTCAGGATGGTTCGCGGGCAGACCCTCAGCTTCACCGGCCAGCTCTTCGTTGAAGCAGCTCACGCGATAGGAGCGAGGGACAGGGAGGTCATGTTCAAGTACATCCTGCCCAACCTCGCACCGACGATACTCGTCGTCTTCACCCTGAGTGTAGCAGATGCCATACTGACGGAGGCCGGCCTGAGCTTCCTCGGCCTGTCGGTAACACCCCCAACCCCGGACTGGGGATACGACCTGCGCGTCGGCCAGCCGTTCCTGCTCGACGGCTACTGGTGGCTGGTCTTCTTCCCGGGAATAATGATAATGCTCCTGGCCATGGCCTTCGCGCTGATAGGAGAGGCCCTCAGCGAGAGGCTCTCCCTTGGAACGAGGTGA